GCTCCGCCGATCTCGACGAGGTGGCGCCGCGGATCGCCTATGCCAAGCTGATGAATGCCGGGCAGACCTGCATCGCGCCGGACTACGTGCTGGCGCCGCGCGACAAGGTCGAGGCGCTGGCGGGCAAGATCCGCGACGCGATGCAGCGGATGTTCGGCGCCGATCCCGCGAATACGGACTACACCTCGATCGTCGCCGACCGGCACTACGCGCGGCTGAAGGGCCTCGTCGACGACGCCGCCGCGCGCGGCGCGAGGCTGCTGCAACCGGCCCCGGCCGACGATGCGGCGTGGCAGAGCCGGCGAAAATTCCCGCCGACCGTGGTGCTCGGCGCCACGCCCGAGATGAAGATCATGCAGGAGGAAATCTTCGGGCCGCTGCTGCCGATCCTCGGCTACGACGATCCCGCCGACCCGATCGCCTTCATCAACGGCCGCGACCGGCCGCTGGCGCTGTACTGGTTCGGCACCGACGAGGCGGCGCGCGACGAGGTGCTGCAACGCACCGTGTCCGGCGGTGTGACGATCAACGACTGCCTAGTGCATTTCGCGCAGGTGAACCAGCCGATGGGCGGCGTCGGCGCCTCGGGCACCGGCGCGTATCACGGCGAATGGGGCTTCAACACCTTCACGCAGCTCAAGCCGGTGTTCTATCGCTCGCCCTACAACCGGTTCGCCGATCTGTATCCGCCCTATGGCGGCAAGATCGCGCGGCTGGCGAAAGTGCTGCGCTGGATGTCCTGACCTGACGACGACCCGCCCGTCCAACGAGACGGCGCGGCCAAAAACAAGACCAACACCAAATATCCGGAGGGGACGATGACGGACACCTATGACTTTGTCGTGGTCGGCGGCGGCTCGGGCGGCTGCGCGGTCGCAGGAAGGCTGTCGGAAGATCCCGGCACGTCGGTGGCTTTGCTGGAAGCCGGCGGCACCGCCGACAATTGGGTGGTGAAGACACCCTATGCGCTGTCGCTGATGGTGCCGAGCAAACTCAACAACTGGCACTTCGAGACGGTGCCGCAGCCCGGCCTCAACGGCCGGATCGGCTATCAGCCGCGCGGCAAGGGGCTCGGCGGATCGTCGGCGATCAACGCCATGGTCTACATTCGCGGCCATCAATGGGACTATGACCACTGGGCCGAACTCGGCGCCACCGGCTGGTCCTATGCCGACGTGCTGCCGTATTTCAAACGTTCGGAGAGCAATTCCGATTTCAACGGCGCGTATCACGGCCAGAGCGGCCCGCTGCACGTCAACAAACTCCGCACCGACAATCCGGTGCACGAGATCTTCCTGCAGGCGGCGCGCGAGGCGCA
The DNA window shown above is from Rhodopseudomonas palustris HaA2 and carries:
- a CDS encoding coniferyl aldehyde dehydrogenase, with protein sequence MDQPLGGFGGNALHDSFHRMIERSRAEPPASLEQRLDRLARLRGLLKDNETRFEQAISADFGHRCSVETMIAETLSLLGDIKHTSKHVKGWMAPRKVATQPQFWPGKNRLIPQPLGVVGIIAPWNYPLQLTIAPAIGALAAGNRVMIKPSELSPAFSALLQETVAAKFDPTEMIVTGIDDGVAEAFAKLPFDHLMFTGSTRVGRIVAAEAGKNLTPVTLELGGKSPTIIDRSADLDEVAPRIAYAKLMNAGQTCIAPDYVLAPRDKVEALAGKIRDAMQRMFGADPANTDYTSIVADRHYARLKGLVDDAAARGARLLQPAPADDAAWQSRRKFPPTVVLGATPEMKIMQEEIFGPLLPILGYDDPADPIAFINGRDRPLALYWFGTDEAARDEVLQRTVSGGVTINDCLVHFAQVNQPMGGVGASGTGAYHGEWGFNTFTQLKPVFYRSPYNRFADLYPPYGGKIARLAKVLRWMS